One part of the Ornithodoros turicata isolate Travis chromosome 2, ASM3712646v1, whole genome shotgun sequence genome encodes these proteins:
- the LOC135384967 gene encoding uncharacterized protein LOC135384967, with translation MERVALQTLPSAVMNSAALQGPIIQDHIYVNCESVAMGKETTPHMCMSPPFREEGERLFLVAESSLRELLSEFLCCGVSELTTTIKPRGTWVQATTTCSCGRKRIWSSQPWVGSRPLGNVLLCTAILFSGMNVAKALRMFEMLRVPALSKSQYYRTQKEYLIPAVSYVYQTRQKELLGQLQPRPLTIAGDGRCDSPGHTALYGTYTLLETTANRIIHFELVKATEVSSSNAMEKHGLQRCLAFLEWNDMVVDTLITDRHTGIKAMMRDCCPQIKHRFDVWHVVKGVKKKLLALGRSASHQVVNLWVDSLVRHAYWCPKTSGGDGDLCLAKWMSALNHIVDVHEHDDPVYPVCYHGATSEPREWLKEDSETYRKVTDIIAAPALLKDIPQLSSQDQTYGLEAFHSVMLHFTPKTFSFHDEGMLARTQLAVLHYNENADRAQLEKEGSKQYRLKPSKVKKAWLVVPVKEDATYEYATALTAEVLRRIKQKHKEPPAVEARPARSASYGERPTLEEAMERFQSRFRK, from the exons ATGGAAAGAGTTGCATTGCAAACTCTGCCTTCTGCAGTGATGAACTCGGCAGCCCTCCAGGGTCCCATCATTCAAGACCATATATACGTCAACTGTGAGTCCGTGGCCATGGGCAAAGAAACAACACCTCATATGTGCATGTCTCCTCCTTTTAGGGAGGAAGGTGAACGCCTCTTTCTTGTTGCCGAGTCTAGTCTGCGAGAGCTCCTGTCGGAATTCTTGTGCTGTGGTGTCAGTGAGCTTACCACCACGATAAAGCCAAGAGGGACATGGGTACAAGCTACGACAACGTGCAGCTGCGGCAGGAAGCGAATCTGGTCTAGTCAACCCTGGGTCGGAAGCAGACCTTTGGGCAACGTGCTGCTGTGTACGGCCATACTGTTTTCTGGGATGAACGTGGCAAAGGCTCTTCGCATGTTTGAAATGTTGAGGGTGCCAGCACTGTCCAAGTCGCAGTATTACAGGACCCAGAAGGAGTACCTCATTCCCGCTGTCAGTTAT GTTTATCAGACTAGACAGAAGGAACTCCTTGGACAGCTGCAGCCACGTCCCCTAACCATTGCCGGAGATGGGAGATGTGATTCTCCTGGACACACTGCCCTCTATGGAACCTACACCCTGCTCGAGACCACTGCCAACCGCATAATACACTTTGAATTGGTCAAG GCAACCGAGGTATCGAGCAGTAATGCCATGGAGAAGCATGGGTTACAGAGGTGCCTGGCATTCCTTGAATGGAATGATATGGTCGTAGACACCCTTATTACAGACAGACACACTGGAATCAAGGCGATGATGAGGGACTGCTGCCCCCAGATAAAACATCGCTTTGATGTGTGGCACGTCGTCAAAG GGGTAAAGAAGAAGCTATTGGCACTTGGCCGCTCTGCAAGCCATCAAGTGGTGAACTTGTGGGTTGATAGCCTCGTTCGCCATGCCTACTGGTGCCCAAAGACGAGTGGAGGAGACGGCGACCTTTGTCTTGCAAAGTGGATGTCGGCCCTCAACcacattgtggacgtccatGAGCATGATGATCCCGTCTACCCAGTTTGCTACCATGGTGCGACCTCGGAACCCCGTGAGTGGTTGAAGGAAG ACAGTGAAACTTACAGGAAGGTCACAGACATTATTGCAGCACCTGCCCTCCTCAAGGACATCCCTCAGCTGTCCTCCCAAGACCAAACGTACGGTCTGGAAGCCTTCCACAGCGTCATGCTGCACTTCACGCCAAAGACATTTTCGTTCCATGATGAGGGAATGCTAGCCAG GACACAACTGGCCGTACTTCACTATAACGAAAATGCCGACCGTGCGCAATTGGAAAAAGAGGGGTCCAAGCAGTACCGCCTGAAGCCTTCAAAGGTTAAGAAGGCATGGCTTGTGGTACCTGTGAAGGAAGATGCAACGTACG AATATGCGACGGCACTTACAGCAGAGGTGTTACGTCGCATCAAACAGAAACACAAAGAACCACCAGCAGTGGAAGCTCGCCCAGCACGGTCAGCCTCTTATGGTGAAAGGCCAACCTTGGAAGAAGCTATGGAACGTTTTCAATCAAG GTTCCGGAAGTAA